A single Mytilus trossulus isolate FHL-02 chromosome 12, PNRI_Mtr1.1.1.hap1, whole genome shotgun sequence DNA region contains:
- the LOC134692268 gene encoding uncharacterized protein LOC134692268 has product MCVICEDMTFDKRWFLERHILERHSDFAWKCPECKKLFQRRNSSHGCKVLESQMICFQNSSGRRGKEAEEDFEKFRTEEMPKKIKLVDGNGNEIELAPRRNRYAKSEMGETSYRTTGTNKGVEWKKRGSSLRETSRKRTDRSDIEENKENSNLSGPTPAKICKPSETKEQKLKKIKDVLQDLMSENGETITISVEPEADKVEGNTSRQLLEEEVELHVSETEVKTLEKADNYNKSSSSSTTSSGTSSSSSNSSRTVKKPTPDSRPQNTENVVEEPVETEIDPIRNVEFSAKTEMVETFLQSLQDTQENTLTLNVGGMKIETSKNTLRADPSCVFALMLQPLSPFRPSNNVYFFDRDPAHFKIILNYLRNNCNVEKRYLPREHIYLYELLQEAKFYKLSGLVSIEQERLNDLCACRLSSFSTLLLNLL; this is encoded by the coding sequence ATGTGTGTTATCTGTGAAGATATGACATTTGATAAGAGGTGGTTCCTGGAGAGACACATACTAGAAAGACACTCAGACTTTGCCTGGAAGTGTCCAGAATGCAAGAAATTATTCCAAAGACGGAATTCAAGCCATGGATGCAAGGTTCTAGAAAGCCAGATGATATGCTTTCAGAACAGCTCCGGACGTAGGGGAAAAGAGGCGGAagaagattttgaaaagtttagaaCTGAGGAAATGCCAAAGAAAATCAAATTAGTAGATGGTAATGGGAATGAGATCGAACTGGCACCCAGACGTAATAGATATGCCAAATCAGAGATGGGCGAAACCAGCTACAGAACCACTGGTACTAATAAAGGAGTGGAGTGGAAGAAGAGAGGAAGCTCATTGAGGGAAACATCGAGAAAAAGAACTGATAGATCTGACATAGAAGAGAACAAAGAAAATAGCAACCTCTCCGGGCCAACTCCTGCAAAGATTTGTAAACCATCAGAGACAAAAGAACAAAAGctgaagaaaattaaagacGTACTACAAGATCTTATGAGTGAGAATGGGGAAACCATAACCATATCGGTAGAGCCAGAGGCAGATAAAGTAGAGGGAAATACAAGCAGACAATTGTTAGAGGAAGAAGTCGAGCTACATGTATCAGAAACTGAGGTGAAGACGTTAGAGAAAGCAGATAACTATAACAAGAGTTCCTCCTCCTCAACAACATCGTCAGGAACGTCGTCTAGCTCTTCTAACTCCTCAAGGACAGTAAAGAAACCAACTCCAGATAGTAGACCACAAAATACGGAGAACGTTGTAGAAGAACCTGTAGAGACCGAAATCGATCCAATCAGGAATGTTGAATTTTCTGCTAAAACAGAAATGGTAGAGACCTTCTTACAGTCCCTACAGGACACACAAGAGAATACGCTTACCCTAAATGTTGGAGGGATGAAGATAGAAACAAGTAAAAACACACTCAGAGCAGATCCTTCATGTGTATTTGCATTAATGCTGCAACCGTTAAGTCCATTCCGACCATCAAACAACGTGTATTTCTTTGACCGAGATCCAGCTCACTTTAAGataattcttaattatttaagGAACAATTGCAACGTAGAAAAAAGATATCTACCTAGAGAACACATATATCTGTATGAGTTATTACAGGAGGCAAAGTTTTACAAACTGTCAGGGCTTGTTTCCATAGAACAGGAGAGATTGAATGACTTATGTGCTTGCAGACTCAGTAGTTTTTCGACTTTGTTGTTAAATTTGTTGTAG
- the LOC134692266 gene encoding uncharacterized protein LOC134692266 — MDKLKAVRGGHRSAVTRQIHKTDEKINEGEITRRDIHSAIENLERKHELLQKLDAEILDSLDAESVEQEILDADEFNQHIDINIRRYKECDLELRSSTPQDSVSQLTSSIVQNTRTTHSSSNNFNQNTNQHMQTSTSANSQGAYEINRDPPLNETYKFYHKLPKLDLPTFSGDLLLWQTFWESYETTVHTNPSLTNVQRFTYLKAQLHGEAESCISGLSLTHANYEQAISLLQARYGQQGIIIDAHMQKLVDLPNPTMSLNSLRTFYDKVENSIRGLESLGQCQTNFGTVLTPIIFRKLPPELRTTLTREHDTSTWTIDLLRKAIGKELRAQQAGHAMNTDNLTPTASFVTKATMKGNYRQVNRVHTNSRNNTESNKPKPCIFCNKSHSAVDCSEIKDNASRYEIVKKKQLCFNCFGKHKISECRSRYKCRKCDKRHHTALCNQEIQAPVPPADAAAVNTVNVNREESNPMSTFYTSTPQAQAHTEILLKTAVAPVWFEDRSAMSNILLDEGSQKSFISEDLAAQLQLKPCGNSTISLSTFGNANQNVRHMDKAQITLEIETGGFIPMDVLIVPRIAAPLSNVTNVIASKLPYLKGLRLANPVTEDRKFELSLLIGADYYWSIVQDHVIRGDGPTAVKSRLGYLLSGPMHTFTGEQSSTGMFNVLIQHQQEESSLEKFWDLESIGVKADELETTTMKDFNDEYETKCITYQDNRYTAKLPWRNDFNELPTNYNVTLRRTCNMIDRLKKDTNMLKMYGDIIKDQKRRGFIERVTENGNQSNRIHYIPHHAVKKDSSTTPIRIVYDCSCHESPHKASLNDCLMSVPPMLNDLTGILARFRLHKHAVTTDIEKAFLNVELDKEDRDVTRFFWLSDPSDPDSPLITYRFRVVLFGTKCSPYILNATLMKHFKLNSCKTAEILKNDLYVDNVLSSFWDEKEMLKFYRESRDLLARGGFNLRSWTSNSTELLRLAQSEKCIERDTNIKILGLRWNVNNDQISFRNNINTTTERIITKREILKQSSNIYDPLGLLSPVTVRTKILMQLLWKEKFAWDCPLPKEIESTWSDLTKDLQFAMNIEIPRCYFECSGITDIETAELHIFTDSSQLAYGTCAYLVTEKESALVMAKNRVAPLKSVTLPNLELMAALLGARLAKHLIQNLHIGNLQINFWCDSQIVLKWLQSTKPLKKFVANRVKEIKESNENLKWRYCPTDANPADLLTRGITGTKFINNRLWFHGPEWITDKTQWPTWSGNEIVENENIMEIPTNETSEKQHVLLTSEKRQEFGIHKIMDIERYSSLKTLIRVTAYVMRFIQNCRLARSDRTLSELTVNEIQHATLTWIQTVQKSEYHEVFNYFNKSVTVKPSIVRQFNLYFDEKNALRCRGRIQHAPLEESAKHPYLLPPLHRLTSLIIMDAHINHLHEGVNYTVTHLRQVYWIPRIRQRVKVVLRKCVNCRKLTGHAYQQPDPPPLPKERLHEDIPFTVTGVDFAGPMYVRNTDDIKSKVYLCLFTCASTRAVHLELVNNLSEPTFMLAFRRFASRRSLPKLLISDNALTFEAASREIKHLTNSNLVRESLSSTGTNWKFITKKAPWFGGFYERLIGLTKMCLKKV, encoded by the coding sequence ATGGATAAACTGAAAGCAGTGAGAGGAGGCCACAGAAGCGCCGTAACCAGACAGATTCACAAAACTGACGAGAAAATCAACGAAGGAGAGATCACCCGACGGGACATTCATAGTGCCATTGAAAACCTTGAACGTAAACATGAACTTTTGCAGAAACTAGACGCTGAAATATTGGATTCCTTGGATGCAGAAAGTGTGGAACAGGAAATTTTGGATGCAGACGAATTTAATCAGCATATAGACATTAATATTCGCCGCTACAAAGAATGTGATTTGGAGTTGAGATCAAGTACACCTCAGGATTCGGTGAGTCAATTAACCTCAAGTATCGTACAAAATACTAGAACAACGCATTCATCTTCAAATAATTTCAATCAGAATACAAATCAGCACATGCAAACATCGACAAGTGCAAACTCACAAGGAGCATATGAGATCAACAGAGATCCGCCattaaatgaaacttataaGTTCTATCACAAACTTCCAAAACTAGATTTGCCGACTTTTTCGGGAGATTTACTTCTATGGCAAACTTTCTGGGAATCGTACGAAACTACTGTCCATACAAACCCATCATTGACAAACGTACAACGTTTCACATACTTGAAGGCCCAGCTTCACGGAGAAGCGGAAAGTTGCATATCGGGATTGTCACTTACACACGCAAACTATGAGCAAGCAATTTCATTACTACAAGCGCGATATGGTCAACAAGGAATCATTATTGATGCACATATGCAAAAACTAGTCGATTTGCCAAACCCCACAATGTCATTAAACAGTCTCAGAACATTCTATGACAAAGTTGAAAATAGTATTAGAGGCCTAGAATCACTAGGACAGTGTCAAACAAATTTTGGAACAGTACTTACACCCATCATCTTTAGAAAACTACCACCGGAATTGAGAACTACATTGACAAGAGAGCATGATACAAGTACATGGACCATAGACTTACTACGGAAGGCTATAGGTAAGGAGCTGCGCGCTCAACAAGCTGGCCACGCTATGAACACAGATAATTTAACCCCTACCGCATCGTTTGTAACAAAGGCTACAATGAAAGGAAATTATAGACAAGTCAATAGAGTACACACAAACTCCAGGAACAACACTGAATCGAATAAACCCAAGCCATGCATATTTTGCAACAAATCCCATTCAGCTGTTGATTGCTCAGAGATTAAAGATAATGCAAGTCGTTACGAAATAGTCAAGAAAAAACAACTTTGTTTCAACTGTTTTGGTAAACATAAGATATCAGAATGTAGATCACGATATAAATGTCGTAAATGTGACAAGAGACATCACACTGCTCTATGTAATCAGGAAATTCAAGCACCTGTACCTCCCGCTGATGCCGCCGCTGTCAATACAGTAAATGTTAATAGAGAAGAAAGTAACCCTATGTCAACGTTTTACACGTCAACACCACAAGCACAGGCACATACCGAGATACTTCTTAAGACAGCAGTAGCACCTGTATGGTTCGAGGATCGGAGCGCGATGTCTAACATTTTACTAGATGAAGGGTCtcagaaatcatttatttcagaAGATTTAGCAGCACAATTACAACTTAAACCTTGTGGAAATTCTACAATTAGTTTATCAACTTTTGGAAACGCCAACCAGAACGTGAGACACATGGATAAGGCTCAGATTACTTTAGAAATTGAAACTGGTGGATTTATTCCTATGGATGTACTGATAGTACCGCGCATTGCCGCACCCCTCAGTAATGTTACAAATGTCATCGCTTCAAAACTGCCATATCTCAAAGGGTTACGATTAGCTAACCCAGTCACAGAGGATAGGAAATTTGAACTTTCTCTTTTAATTGGAGCGGACTACTATTGGAGTATTGTGCAGGATCACGTGATCAGAGGAGATGGGCCAACGGCCGTAAAATCCCGTTTGGGATACTTGTTGTCAGGACCGATGCATACTTTTACAGGAGAACAATCATCAACAGGAATGTTTAATGTACTGATTCAACATCAGCAAGAGGAAAGCAGCCTGGAAAAGTTTTGGGATTTAGAATCTATTGGTGTCAAAGCAGACGAATTAGAAACAACCACCATGAAAGACTTCAATGATGAATACGAAACAAAATGCATAACTTACCAAGATAATCGCTATACCGCAAAACTGCCTTGGAGAAATGATTTCAATGAGTTACCTACGAACTATAATGTCACTTTACGCAGAACTTGTAATATGATCGATAGACTCAAAAAGGATACCAACATGCTGAAAATGTATGGCGACATAATTAAGGACCAAAAACGCCGAGGGTTCATTGAGCGGGTAACAGAAAATGGAAACCAGTCAAACAGAATTCACTACATTCCTCACCATGCAGTAAAAAAGGACTCATCTACGACTCCTATACGTATAGTCTATGATTGTAGTTGTCACGAATCACCTCACAAGGCTAGTTTAAACGATTGTCTCATGTCAGTTCCGCCGATGTTAAACGATTTGACGGGAATTTTAGCTAGATTCAGATTACACAAGCACGCAGTGACTACCGACATAGAGAAAGCGTTTTTGAATGTCGAACTGGATAAAGAAGATAGGGACGTCACAAGATTTTTTTGGTTGAGTGATCCATCTGACCCAGACAGTCCACTGATAACTTACCGTTTTAGAGTCGTTCTATTTGGAACTAAATGCTCACCTTACATCTTGAATGCCACCCTTATGAAGCACTTCAAACTCAATTCTTGTAAAACAGCCGAGATACTGAAAAACGACCTGTATGTTGACAATGTTTTGTCAAGCTTCTGGGATGAGAAAGAAATGCTGAAATTCTACAGAGAATCACGAGATTTATTGGCAAGAGGAGGATTCAATCTGAGATCATGGACGTCAAATAGTACAGAATTACTACGCTTAGCCCAATCTGAAAAATGCATAGAAAGAGATACGAACATCAAAATTCTTGGTCTCCGTTGGAATGTAAACAACGATCAAATCTCGTTTCGAAACAACATAAATACAACAACGGAAAGGATAATAACAAAACGTGAGATCTTAAAACAATCTTCAAACATTTATGATCCGCTAGGTCTGCTTAGCCCCGTCACCGTCAGAACAAAGATATTAATGCAATTGTTGTGGAAAGAAAAGTTTGCATGGGACTGCCCTTTACCAAAAGAAATCGAATCAACATGGAGTGATTTGACCAAAGATCTACAATTTGCAATGAACATTGAGATTCCTAGATGTTATTTTGAGTGTTCAGGAATAACGGACATTGAAACAGCAGAATTACATATTTTCACAGATTCAAGTCAACTAGCTTATGGAACCTGTGCGTATCTTGTCACAGAAAAGGAGTCTGCATTAGTAATGGCAAAGAATCGAGTTGCCCCATTGAAAAGTGTCACTCTACCTAATCTTGAACTGATGGCTGCCCTTTTAGGGGCTCGACTTGCGAAACATCTTATTCAAAATCTACATATTGGAAACTTACAAATCAACTTCTGGTGTGACAGTCAGATCGTTTTGAAATGGCTTCAATCAACAAAACCACTCAAAAAGTTTGTCGCAAACAGAGTCAAGGAAATTAAGGAGTcaaatgaaaatctaaaatggcGTTATTGTCCGACGGATGCAAATCCTGCAGATTTATTAACTAGAGGCATAACAGGAACGAAATTCATAAACAACAGATTATGGTTTCATGGACCCGAGTGGATAACAGACAAAACACAATGGCCAACATGGAGCGGAAACGAAATTGTTGAAAACGAGAATATAATGGAGATTCCCACTAATGAAACCTCAGAAAAACAGCACGTCTTGCTCACATCTGAGAAACGTCAAGAATTTGGCATACATAAGATTATGGATATCGAACGTTATAGCAGTTTGAAGACATTAATACGTGTTACAGCCTATGTGATGAGATTTATACAAAACTGTAGGTTAGCACGGAGTGATAGAACATTGTCGGAATTGACCGTTAATGAAATACAGCATGCTACATTGACATGGATACAAACGGTTCAGAAATCAGAATATCATGAAGTGTTTAATTATTTCAACAAATCTGTGACAGTTAAGCCGTCTATTGTAAGACAATTCAACTTGtactttgatgaaaaaaatgcacttcGTTGCCGCGGGAGAATTCAACATGCACCTTTGGAGGAATCAGCTAAACATCCATACTTGTTACCTCCGTTACATAGACTCACTTCACTCATTATTATGGATGCTCATATCAATCATTTACATGAAGGCGTCAACTATACCGTAACACACTTGCGACAAGTATACTGGATACCTCGAATTCGTCAACGAGTCAAAGTTGTTCTTAGAAAATGCGTTAACTGTCGGAAATTAACAGGGCATGCTTACCAACAACCTGATCCACCGCCACTGCCCAAAGAGAGGTTACACGAGGATATACCGTTTACTGTTACAGGCGTAGACTTTGCTGGTCCTATGTATGTGCGAAATACAGATGATATAAAATCAAAGGTATACttatgtttgtttacatgtgCGTCGACGAGAGCTGTTCATTTAGAACTTGTGAATAACTTATCAGAACCTACATTTATGTTAGCCTTCAGAAGATTCGCAAGCAGGAGATCCTTACCGAAGTTACTAATATCTGACAATGCACTAACTTTTGAAGCAGCCAGTCGAGAAATCAAACATCTTACAAACTCAAATTTAGTGCGCGAAAGTCTAAGCTCTACAGGAACAAATTGgaaatttattacaaagaaAGCTCCGTGGTTTGGTGGTTTCTATGAACGGTTGATTGGGTTAACGAAAATGTGTTTGAAGAAAGTATAA